TGTCAACTCAAATAATCTCCAAAATACATCATGAGTATTCATCGTTCCCCTCTCCTTCCATTAAACCGTTACATATATTATAACATAGCCTAAAAGCTGGAACAAGGGGATTTTACTAGAAAAGCCAAATTTTTAGAATTTTCTAACGGAATTTGGATGCTTGAAATATTTTTCTTCAGCAGCCTTATAGATTAAAATACTAGCAGCTACAGAAGCATTCAGCGATTCGATTTTTCCTAAAATTGGAATAATTACACGCTGATCTACCTTCGATAATAATGCCTCACTGATACCATTTGCCTCATTGCCGATAATGATACCAATACTGGTATTATAGTCGATATCAATATAGGTTTTGTCTGTGTCTAAATCTGCTGCTATGAGTTTTACTTCATTTTCTTTTAAATCGTCCAACCATCGATCATCATCACATTGGATAATTGGCATGTGGAATATAGCCCCCATGGTAGCTCGGAGAGTTTTGCTATTATAAGGGTCCACACTGCCTTTTGTGATTATGACTGCATCTGCATTAGCACTTTCCGCAGTCCGAATAATCGTTCCCATATTACCCGGGTCTTGTATTCGATCTAAAATAACAAAGAAGAGTTCTTTGCCCTTTTGGGACTTTATTTCCTCTAAGCTTCTATTTTTCATATGGACCACAGCCATGATTCCCTGTGGATTTTCTGTGGTAGAAATCTTGCTGAATAGTTGGCTACTCACCTCATAAAGAGTATATCCAGCCAAAGCGATTTTATCTAATAATTTTTCAGCGCCTTGGGTACTATAGATCTCTTCACTGTAGATAATATAAGCAATGTCCCCGTTATGCTTGACACATTCCTCTACAATCCGCAGCCCTTCCACTGTAAACTGCATATGCTTCATTCTATTTTTTTTAAGTTGAAGTGATTTAACATATTTGATGATGCTATTGGTCTCACTCGTAATCATATTTTTTTCCATTCTATCACCCAATTTATTTTTCAAGCTTTTTTAAAGCTTTATTATTACCGATTACTACAAGAACATCATCTTTCTCAAGTCGATCCATGGCAATCGGTGATACATTAATTTCATGCTTGCGCTTTATGGCCATTACGTTGATGCCGTATTTTGATCTGATATTCAGATCTAGTAAGGTTTTTCCGATCCATTCATCAACAACAGCGATTTCCATCACACTATAATCCGGTGCTAATTCTATATAGTCCAGTACATTGGTGGATACAAGATTATGAGCAACACGCATTCCCATATCTCGTTCCGGAAAAACGACACGATCCGCACCTACCTTATATAATAGTTTTGCATGTATTTCAGTATTTGCTTTAGCCACAACATATCTAACACCTAATTCTTTTACAATAGATGTTGTCAATATGGAAGATTGAAGATTAGAGCCGATGGTAACAATGGCAACATCAAAATTACGGATACCCAAAGTTTTTAAAATTTCCTCATCTGTAGCATCCGCCTGCACAGCATGAGTAACTTTATCCGATATATGTTGAATGATTTCTTCATTACCATCCACAGCTAGTACATCATGTCCCATTTTGTATAAAGTTTCAGCTACGCTACTTCCAAAACGCCCACACCCGATTACAACATATTGTTTCATATTGATCCTTCCTATCCTACTAAAATTTTTCCTTCTGGATATTTGATATTCCCTTTATTTGAGTGTTGCCTTCTAGCCAAAGCAAAAGCAATGGTTAATATGCCTACCCGTCCTGCAAACATCATGGATATCATCAGTATTTTACCGATAATACTCAATTGTGGTGTAATGTTTAACGTAAGTCCAACAGTGGCAAAAGCTGATACCGTTTCGTAAAGGAGTGCGATAAAACTGAATTCACTGTCTGTAATGGTCAGTATCATCGTTACAGATACAATCAGCGTTACACCAATGATTGCAATAGTTAATGCCCGATTCACTAGTTCCCAGGATATTCTTCTTTTAAAGATCTCGGTTTCTTCTTTCCCTCTAATCACACAAATCACAGTAAAAAGAATGACTCCTAAAGTAGTTGTTTTGATCCCACCTGCCGTACCTGCTGGTGATCCACCAATGAACATTAGTATAATAGACAATAAATGGGATGCATCCTTCATAGATACTAAGTCTATAGTATTAAAACCCGCAGTTCTAACTGTTACAGATTGAAAGAAACTTGCCATCCATCTGCTACTAGGGCTTAAACTACCCAATGTATTGACATTTTTCCATTCTATTAAAGCAAATCCAACAGTACCCACTAAAAGTAAAATTGCTGTAATCAGTAAAACCATTTTTGTATGAAGGGATACTCTTTTCAATTTTTTATTTGTAATTACATCGGCAATAACAGAAAAACCAATTCCGCCGATAATAATTAAGAATGCAACAGTTAAAGATACTAAAGGATCCGAAACGTAGGGCATTAAGTTTCTGCCATTTCCTATGAGATCGAAACCTGCATTACAAAAAGCTGAAATTGCATGAAATATAGAATATGCGATGCCCTTCATCCAACCAAATTGAGGAATAAACCTAAATGAAAGAAATAGAGCACCGATTCCTTCCACTGTAAATGTAACGATTAAAACATATTTGGTAAATCGTACAAGTCCTGATAGACTGTATTGATTCAACGCTTCTTGGATAATTAATCTCTCTTTTAACGATATTTTTTTTCCCAATATCACAGCGAACATCGTGGCCACAGACATAAAGCCCAACCCACCAATCTGAATCAATGTGATAATGACAATCTTGCCAAAGGTTGTCCAGTACGTACCTGTGTCTACTACAGATAAACCGGTTACACATACTGCCGATGTCGCAGTAAAAACAGCATTAATAAAACCAACGCTTTCCCCACTTTCAGATGCAATTGGTAAATTTAATAGTAAACCACCCATTAAAATCAACGCTGCAAATCCAATGACCAATACTTGTGTTGGATTTAATTTTACATATTTTTTATTACCTTCCATGCATAAGCACCTTCCATACTTTCATAATCCATTTCTTCTATTAAGTTCATCTATTTTAATGCTCTACTACCTAAAGAATACCCCTTAATGTTTTTTTATAAACCCAATTCGGTGTTTTATTTGAAAATTACAAAGAGTCCTTAACAAACTAAGGACCCTCTTGACTATGCATTTAATTTTTGTTTTGCTGTTTCGACTAATTGTGCGAAACCTTCTTTATCATAAATAGCCATTTCTGAAAGAACTTTTCTGTTCATATCGATACCAGCTAATTTTAATCCATTCATGAATTTTGAATAAGAAAGACCATTTGCTCTAGTAGCCGCATTAATTCTTGTTATCCAAAGCTTTCTAAAATCTCTTTTTCTTAATTTTCTTCCAATATAAGCATATTTTAATGATTTCATTACGAATTGGTTTGCAGGTCTAAACAGTTTACTTCTAGCTCCTCTAAAACCTTTTGCCAATTTTAAAACTTTTTTATGTCTTTTATGTGCTGTTTTACCAGTTTTTACTCTAGCCATTATTTACAACCTCCTTCTCTTCCTGCGTTATCTAATATGGTAATAATTGTGCAATTCTTCTTTGATCACCTTTAAATACAATACCAGCTTTTCTAAGCTTTCTTTTTCTCTTCGGTGACTTTTTAGTTAAAATATGGCTAGTATAAGCCTTACTTCTTTTGATTTTACCTGTACCAGTTTTCTTAAATCTTTTTGCTGCACCTCTGTGAGTTTTCATTTT
Above is a genomic segment from Alkaliphilus oremlandii OhILAs containing:
- a CDS encoding TrmH family RNA methyltransferase, which encodes MEKNMITSETNSIIKYVKSLQLKKNRMKHMQFTVEGLRIVEECVKHNGDIAYIIYSEEIYSTQGAEKLLDKIALAGYTLYEVSSQLFSKISTTENPQGIMAVVHMKNRSLEEIKSQKGKELFFVILDRIQDPGNMGTIIRTAESANADAVIITKGSVDPYNSKTLRATMGAIFHMPIIQCDDDRWLDDLKENEVKLIAADLDTDKTYIDIDYNTSIGIIIGNEANGISEALLSKVDQRVIIPILGKIESLNASVAASILIYKAAEEKYFKHPNSVRKF
- a CDS encoding potassium channel family protein gives rise to the protein MKQYVVIGCGRFGSSVAETLYKMGHDVLAVDGNEEIIQHISDKVTHAVQADATDEEILKTLGIRNFDVAIVTIGSNLQSSILTTSIVKELGVRYVVAKANTEIHAKLLYKVGADRVVFPERDMGMRVAHNLVSTNVLDYIELAPDYSVMEIAVVDEWIGKTLLDLNIRSKYGINVMAIKRKHEINVSPIAMDRLEKDDVLVVIGNNKALKKLEK
- a CDS encoding TrkH family potassium uptake protein; the protein is MEGNKKYVKLNPTQVLVIGFAALILMGGLLLNLPIASESGESVGFINAVFTATSAVCVTGLSVVDTGTYWTTFGKIVIITLIQIGGLGFMSVATMFAVILGKKISLKERLIIQEALNQYSLSGLVRFTKYVLIVTFTVEGIGALFLSFRFIPQFGWMKGIAYSIFHAISAFCNAGFDLIGNGRNLMPYVSDPLVSLTVAFLIIIGGIGFSVIADVITNKKLKRVSLHTKMVLLITAILLLVGTVGFALIEWKNVNTLGSLSPSSRWMASFFQSVTVRTAGFNTIDLVSMKDASHLLSIILMFIGGSPAGTAGGIKTTTLGVILFTVICVIRGKEETEIFKRRISWELVNRALTIAIIGVTLIVSVTMILTITDSEFSFIALLYETVSAFATVGLTLNITPQLSIIGKILMISMMFAGRVGILTIAFALARRQHSNKGNIKYPEGKILVG
- the rplT gene encoding 50S ribosomal protein L20, whose product is MARVKTGKTAHKRHKKVLKLAKGFRGARSKLFRPANQFVMKSLKYAYIGRKLRKRDFRKLWITRINAATRANGLSYSKFMNGLKLAGIDMNRKVLSEMAIYDKEGFAQLVETAKQKLNA
- the rpmI gene encoding 50S ribosomal protein L35 translates to MPKMKTHRGAAKRFKKTGTGKIKRSKAYTSHILTKKSPKRKRKLRKAGIVFKGDQRRIAQLLPY